In Saccharomycodes ludwigii strain NBRC 1722 chromosome III, whole genome shotgun sequence, one DNA window encodes the following:
- the CCT2 gene encoding chaperonin-containing T-complex subunit CCT2 (similar to Saccharomyces cerevisiae YIL142W | CCT2 | Chaperonin Containing TCP-1) — protein sequence MSINIFGDQVTEERAENARMSSFVGAIAVGDLVKTTLGPKGMDKLLQSASTGNAIVTNDGATILKSIPLDNPAAKVLVNISKVQDDEVGDGTTSVTVLCAELLREAEKLIEQNKIHPQTIVDGYRIGSKVALEALEKVAVDNSKDAIKFKNDLLHIAKTTLSSKILSQDKDQFANMAVDAILRLKGSTNLEHIQVLKIIGGKLSDSFLDEGFILPKVFGNNQPKRVENAKILIANTSLDTDKVKIFGTKFKVDSTSKLADLEKAEREKMKNKIAKIAKFGINTFINRQLIYDYPEQLFTDLHINSIEHADFEGVERLALVTGGEVVSTFDNPEKCKLGECKLIEEIVIGEKNLIKFSGCKAGQACTIVLRGATEQVLEEAERSLHDALSVLSQTTKETRTVLGGGCSEMIMSKAVETAAQNCEGKKSLAVESFARALRQLPTILADNAGYDSSELVTKLRSSIYNGMLTCGLDLTNGTVADMRELGIIESYKLKNAVVSSASEAAEVLLRVDNIIRAKPRTADRQRM from the coding sequence ATGAGTATTAACATTTTTGGCGATCAAGTTACTGAAGAAAGGGCTGAAAATGCTCGTATGAGTTCATTTGTTGGTGCAATTGCTGTTGGTGATTTAGTTAAAACCACTTTAGGTCCCAAAGGTATGGATAAACTATTGCAAAGTGCTTCAACTGGTAATGCTATTGTTACTAATGACGGGGCAACCATTTTGAAATCTATACCATTGGACAATCCCGCAGCAAAAGTTTTAGTTAATATTAGTAAAGTCCAAGACGACGAAGTTGGTGATGGTACCACTAGTGTTACCGTGTTATGTGCAGAGTTATTAAGAGAAGCTGAGAAATTAATCGAACAGAACAAAATACATCCACAAACTATCGTTGACGGTTATAGAATTGGTAGCAAAGTTGCCTTGGAAGCTTTAGAAAAGGTTGCTGTTGATAATTCAAAAGATGCAATTAAGTTTAAAAACGATTTACTGCACATTGCCAAAACCACATTATCGTCCAAGATTTTGTCTCAGGATAAGGACCAGTTTGCGAATATGGCTGTTGATGCAATTTTAAGGTTAAAGGGTTCGACTAATTTGGAACATAttcaagttttaaaaattataggTGGAAAATTGAGTGATTCATTTTTAGATGAAGGTTTTATTTTGCCCAAGGTTTTTGGTAATAACCAACCTAAGAGGGTAGAAAATgccaaaattttaattgctAATACGTCTCTAGATACagataaagttaaaatttttggtACTAAATTTAAAGTTGATTCTACCTCAAAATTGGCTGATTTAGAGAAGGCTGAGCGTGAAAAGATGAAGAACAAGATTGCCAAAATTGCTAAGTTTGGCATCAACACTTTTATTAACAGACAATTAATTTATGACTATCCAGAGCAATTATTCACCGACTTACACATTAATTCCATCGAACATGCTGATTTTGAAGGTGTTGAACGATTAGCCTTGGTTACTGGTGGTGAGGTTGTTTCCACGTTTGACAACCCGGAAAAATGTAAATTGGGTGAATGTAAATTAATCGAAGaaattgttattggtgaaaaaaatttaattaaattcaGTGGTTGCAAAGCCGGTCAAGCTTGTACTATTGTTTTAAGGGGTGCTACTGAGCAAGTTTTGGAAGAAGCTGAGAGATCTCTACACGATGCATTAAGTGTTTTATCtcaaacaacaaaagaaacaaGAACTGTTTTAGGTGGTGGCTGTTCGGAGATGATAATGTCTAAGGCTGTTGAAACTGCTGCCCAAAACTGCGAGGGCAAAAAATCCTTGGCTGTTGAATCTTTTGCACGCGCTTTAAGACAATTACCTACTATTTTGGCTGATAATGCTGGCTATGATAGTAGTGAATTAGTTACTAAATTGAGATCCTCCATTTACAATGGTATGTTAACCTGTGGATTGGATTTAACGAATGGTACTGTTGCTGATATGAGGGAATTAGGAATAATTGAAAGttataaattgaaaaatgcTGTCGTTAGTTCAGCAAGCGAAGCAGCTGAAGTTTTACTAAGGGTCGACAATATTATTCGTGCTAAGCCTAGAACAGCAGATAGACAAAGAATGTAG
- the MKT1 gene encoding Mkt1p (similar to Saccharomyces cerevisiae YNL085W | MKT1 | Maintenance of K2 Killer Toxin) — protein sequence MPIRSLESYLFERGLVGCCPIESIKNARLGIDVDHYMSRLLTPKREQYLDAIGGSPTTLTMFLESDLQIFRELNITPVFVFNGFETFNQMEHNQKENEKLAKAGRSTIFPSRNNITNTTNNNGNDTSTRINSPYNSASSSINSLVDTSSKELSLIQRNRAWSNWNTILENSESTYIDQPLFPNEPFRFGINPIDTRIFKANLIRYFIEHNIQYQVAPFVSWFQLAYLLQNDYIDAIYGSTDLLLLSNIDRFILGMEFPSKEMRFVDRIRIFNEFQVSQEEFVDIAMTCGNPLQPEVLPPLQIYPITQVFEVGLNMVLANGTDFYYYLLSNEPRSVSKYEKGVSSLRNMPVLFENGRVSIFTPNAEDKSKIPNNAHEFISQRLPHEYYFYYSLGLITSGKLLDAICSGVYKEDIPLGSMFIPSYRTLVDKSIDDFKSKELNLLTAPINRYYQIKAIKHLDWFGPKETNISHKMSPSVFERMNHILVKTDKDEPFTVANFIKLFDDKNADWESKFFVADVIFPNNIELGKKLRTPYDLLSTVLLRFLILLGFFDVDYSKKTLKATKYGEIFLNFNSLGIEDGSEFLVLLMFMKYSSISLNDSLAATENASSNDAISYNSSLSKFTLDSYPIESRYITIISRLMLLFSFPSKPFNYHGPIDRSLLCFRDYFQFVQLNMSEMFDSVCVSCLCSGEFDRLSLKNNSEWVHKIVAQMLFKLPIPNTLMAMMWEFYLQKCLHNGSIGSEAEKMVSDCFHANKLINGDIKQEVFKKGFKIISQFSSLIKECNRVGITNERDYEIYKNAVLFAQSTFEVKD from the coding sequence ATGCCTATTAGATCGCTTGAATCATATTTGTTTGAAAGAGGATTGGTTGGTTGCTGCCCAATTGaatctattaaaaatgcAAGACTAGGTATTGATGTCGATCATTATATGTCTCGCTTATTAACTCCCAAAAGGGAGCAATACTTAGATGCTATTGGTGGATCACCAACCACCTTAACTATGTTTTTGGAGAGTGATTTACAAATTTTTAGGGAGTTGAATATTACGcctgtttttgtttttaacgGGTTCGAAACTTTTAATCAAATGGAGCATAAtcaaaaggaaaatgaaaaacttGCCAAAGCCGGTCGTTCCACTATATTTCCATCCAGGAATAACATTACTAATACtaccaacaacaatggCAATGACACCAGTACTCGTATCAATTCTCCATACAATTCTGCGTCTTCTTCCATCAATTCATTGGTGGATACATCATCTAAAGAATTGAGTTTAATTCAAAGAAATCGAGCTTGGTCTAATTGGAATactattttggaaaatagcGAATCCACCTACATTGATCAACCCTTATTTCCTAATGAGCCTTTTAGATTTGGCATCAATCCTATTGATACGAGAATATTTAAGGCTAATTTGattagatattttattgaGCATAACATTCAATACCAGGTTGCTCCCTTTGTTTCTTGGTTTCAATTGGCATATCTTTTACAAAATGATTATATTGACGCAATTTATGGTTCCACcgatttgttattattaagcAATATTGACAGATTTATTTTAGGTATGGAGTTTCCTAGTAAGGAAATGAGATTTGTCGATAGAATTCGTATATTTAATGAGTTTCAAGTATCACAAGAAGAGTTTGTAGATATTGCAATGACATGTGGTAACCCATTGCAACCGGAAGTCTTGCCTCCATTGCAAATATATCCAATAACCCAAGTTTTTGAAGTTGGGTTAAACATGGTTTTAGCCAATGGTACcgatttttattactacttATTAAGCAATGAGCCCAGAAGTGTTTCCAAATATGAAAAGGGTGTTTCCTCTTTAAGAAATATGCCTGTTTTATTCGAAAATGGTAGAGTTTCTATCTTTACACCTAATGCTGAGGATAAATCGAAAATCCCAAATAATGCTCACGAGTTTATTTCTCAAAGATTGCCACACgagtattatttttactattcTTTAGGGTTGATTACTAGCGGTAAGTTGTTAGATGCTATTTGCAGTGGGGTTTACAAAGAAGATATTCCGTTAGGATCGATGTTTATACCATCGTATCGCACGTTGGTAGACAAATCTATAGATGACTTTAAAAGTAAAGAATTAAACTTATTAACTGCTCCAATTAATAGATATTACCAAATCAAAGCAATTAAACATCTAGACTGGTTTGGCCCGAAAGAGACTAATATTTCTCATAAAATGAGTCCGTCCGTTTTTGAAAGAATGAATCATATATTGGTGAAAACAGATAAGGACGAACCGTTCACCGTGgcaaattttattaaactaTTCGATGATAAAAATGCCGATTGGGAatctaaattttttgttgctgACGTTATTTTTCCAAACAACATTGAacttggaaaaaaattgagaaCTCCCTATGATTTGTTATCGACCGTTTTATTaagatttttaattttattgggGTTTTTTGACGTGGATTATAGCaagaaaactttaaaaGCAACTAAATACGGAGAAATTTTCTTGAACTTTAACTCTTTGGGGATTGAAGATGGTTCTgaatttttggttttacTAATGTTCATGAAATACAGTAGCATAAGCTTGAATGATTCCTTAGCTGCTACTGAGAATGCTAGCAGTAACGATGCCATTTCCTACAACAGTTCTTTATCTAAATTTACCCTAGACAGCTATCCAATTGAATCTAGGTACATTACAATAATTTCCCGCttgatgttattattttcgttCCCATCCAAACCTTTTAATTATCATGGACCTATAGATCGTTCTTTATTATGTTTTAGAGATTATTTCCAATTTGTTCAATTGAATATGTCTGAAATGTTTGATTCAGTATGCGTTTCATGTTTATGTAGTGGCGAATTCGATAGGTTAAgcttgaaaaataatagcgAGTGGGTTCACAAGATTGTAGCACAAATGTTATTCAAATTGCCTATACCAAACACTTTAATGGCTATGATGTGGGAGTTTTATTTGCAAAAATGTTTACATAATGGTTCAATAGGCTCTGAAGCAGAAAAAATGGTTTCTGACTGTTTTCATGCCAATAAATTGATTAATGGTGATATCAAACAAgaagtttttaaaaagggatttaaaattattagtcAATTTTCAAGTTTAATTAAAGAATGTAATAGAGTTGGAATTACTAATGAAAGAGATTACGAGATCTACAAAAATGCAGTGTTGTTTGCCCAAAGTACATTTGAAGTAAAAGATTAA
- the CUZ1 gene encoding Cuz1p (similar to Saccharomyces cerevisiae YNL181W | Potentiates Bioactive compound Response) produces MSTKEISMLDVGKHCNFCRQLDFLPFYCSSCKGTFCKEHRTKELHHCSSLKEELESKRKNEHQTAVHKNIKIGNEEYFKKLLPEPGYIRVQQEQNQKLEKNRNYIKSQLLNSNKKSALYKLKKFFEKNSKKHNGRRQKQTTGANKLLIINKMKKTAKGDKKIPENNRIYCWCYAIDDFKVPEKQEFYINKIWPVGRVLDYLAVQLDMKNINNDADVSLKDKLFLYKGDNEDSAQLLNTSDRVNNKIFNGDTLYVVRGEETFKYQRFNTNKDPNTHIYLRTKMPLNIIGTIAFEGTDKIPYFQQMKTAFPYLLGVGLAKYFFIGSKNIWERNLHGKVYILTGATSMGMGTNVATELASRGAQLILLTRRIDEWSEEFLEDLRKRTDNELIYWEQCDMSNLYSVRKFATKWLDNSPPRRLDGIILMHGDAEPWFNSKTRKSSVDGLEIQISTNFAGSFHLLDILQPAFRSQPPDREVRIIVTTCLLQSLGEVNVDDPLWSNQKFDGSLKYLSASRIQLSLCCLELQRRLNLNKKEDTGQVTVSLVNPGIMRSYSLRRIISNGSILLLILLYCIILYPFLWIFTKSGYRGSQSILHALMTPELESINLKRSTMNKNKDKENLVVESGFISDCKFRKFARKEFQDEELQKKLYDKTKHDIFELEKVLAVRRNREKKNDDTTKKKTKSKNKKD; encoded by the exons atgtcaaCTAAGGAAATATCTATGCTAGATGTCGGGAAGCATTGTAATTTTTGCAGACAACTAGattttttaccattttaCTGTTCTTCTTGTAAGGGTACATTTTGCAAAGAACATAGAACAAAGGAACTGCATCATTGTTCTTCATTAAAGGAGGAATTAGAGagtaaaagaaagaatGAACACCAAACAGCCGTTCACAAAAACATCAAAATTGGGAATGAggaatatttcaaaaagttATTACCGGAACCAGGATACATAAGAGTTCAACAAGAACAGAATCAAAAgctagaaaaaaatagaaattatataaagtctcaacttttaaattcaaataaaaaatctgCATTATACAAActaaagaaattttttgagaaaaactcaaaaaaacacaacGGCAGAAGACAAAAGCAAACAACAGGGGCAAATaagttattaataataaataaaatgaaaaaaactGCCAAAggtgataaaaaaatcccGGAAAATAATCGAATATATTGTTGGTGTTATGCAATTGATGATTTTAAGGTACCTGAAAAACAGGagttttatataaataaaatatggCCAGTCGGGAGGGTTTTGGATTATTTAGCTGTCCAATTAgatatgaaaaatattaataatgacGCTGATGTTtctttaaaagataaattatttttgtacaAAGGCGACAATGAAGATTCAGCACAGTTATTAAACACTTCAGATcgtgttaataataaaatttttaatggcGATACTCTATACGTAGTGAGAGGTGAAGAAACTTTCaaat aTCAAAGATTCAACACAAACAAAGATCCaaacacacacatataCTTGCGAACAAAAATGCCCTTAAATATAATCGGTACTATTGCATTTGAAGGCACTGACAAGATACCatattttcaacaaatGAAAACTGCCTTTCCCTATTTGCTAGGCGTAGGCTTggccaaatatttttttattggatccaaaaatatttgggaACGTAATTTACATGGGAAAGTTTACATTTTAACAGGTGCTACATCTATGGGGATGGGTACAAATGTAGCGACTGAATTGGCATCTAGAGGTGCTCAgttgattttattaactAGAAGAATTGACGAATGGAGTGAAGAATTTTTGGAAGATTTAAGAAAACGTACTGACAACGAACTAATTTATTGGGAACAATGTGATATGAGTAATTTATATTCTGTCAGGAAATTTGCCACAAAATGGTTGGACAATTCTCCACCAAGGAGATTAGATGGTATTATATTAATGCATGGCGATGCAGAACCATGGTTTAATTCTAAAACAAGGAAATCTAGTGTAGATGGATTAGAAATTCAAATTTCCACCAATTTTGCCGGTAGTTTCCATTTGCTAGATATTTTACAGCCTGCTTTCAGATCGCAACCACCAGATAGAGAAGTGCGTATCATTGTCACCACATGTCTTTTGCAATCGCTTGGTGAAGTCAATGTTGATGATCCATTATGGTCGAATCAGAAATTTGATGGCAgcttaaaatatttaagtGCTTCTAGAATCCAATTAAGTTTATGTTGCTTAGAATTACAAAGAagattaaatttaaataaaaaggaagacACAGGCCAGGTCACAGTTTCTTTAGTTAACCCTGGCATTATGAGATCTTACTCCTTGAGAAGAATAATAAGCAATGGATCAATACTATTacttatattattatattgcATTATTCTTTATCCATTTTTATGGATTTTTACTAAAAGTGGGTATCGCGGTTCGCAATCTATTCTTCATGCGCTGATGACTCCAGAATTAGAAAGCATCAACTTAAAAAGGAGTActatgaataaaaataaagacaaGGAGAATTTAGTAGTTGAATCCGGATTTATTTCAGATTGCAAGTTTCGCAAATTTGCTAGAAAAGAGTTTCAGGATGAggaattacaaaaaaagttgtatGATAAGACTAAACATGATATATTTGAATTAGAAAAGGTTTTAGCTGTTAGGAGAAAtagagagaaaaagaatgatGACacaactaaaaaaaaaacaaaatctaaaaataaaaaagactga